The sequence TTCCGCCTCTGAATTCTGAAAGATCcaaactttcttcttctccttcttcttcgtcttctttattattgttcttattctGCGATTCACAATGGTTACGAAAGAACTCTCTGAAATCTCATCCGATAGGCAAAAATGGGACAAGATTTTCAACGGTCTGGTGCGAATGTTGAAGACCCAACAAACACAGCTGGTGACCCTCGTCAACGATCGGAAATTCCTCGAAGATCGTATCAAAATGCAACACGAACGATGGGTCTCCGATATTAGCCTCTACGAAGATCATATTTTTCAGGTAATTTATTTCAATTCGTccaagatttgattttttttttttttttgaaattagggTTTTCGAAATTTGGGGTTTGGGGTTTTGGGAgaccaaaaatacaaaatttgaggtttttctTGTAATTTATTGTGTAGTTGAAGGGGAATTTGGTAATGCAAGAGAAAACACACTCGCTCGAGATTCTTAAATCAAATCTGGTTATGAGTTTGAAGCACAGAGAGGCTTTTCTTGAGAAATTGATATCaggttagtattttttttcttcttcttattatatGTTAATGGGGTTTTCTTGCTTTATTACACAAGCACAAATTTTCTGGCTTGTTGTGGCAgacaaatataattataaaatttgtgtttagaATGTACCAGTTCTATCATCTCttcgtttctcaaaaaaaaaaaagttctattaTCTCTTCCTTTGTTTATTGAGCAATTAAAATgcaacattaatatattttagttGACTAATTTAGGCTTGGAatggaaaaataataacaatatacaCTTACACAAACATAACTTTTTGGCTTTTTGTCTTTCTGTGCCTACTTAAATTGACATGGGTTTTACATGAATTGAATGGAACAgacacccacacacacaaacagaATGGTTCATTCTAAGTTATGATAGGCACAAGGcctattgtatttaatttaagtttgatAAAAACACTGAGTaaatttacttcaaaaattaaatcatagtTTATACTGTTGTGTCCACCACATTTGCACGTGTTATTCCATAGACTCTTGGATTTATTGCTCTCCTTATGTAATGATTTGcgaatcttttatttttaggagtgactttcttctttaatttgcAGTGTGGTAGGTGGTGAATTTGATAAATGTCAGGTTTTGTGCAGTATACTGTTTGTGGGTTTGAAATTTATGTCTATTGTCTTGAGTAAGCTCCATGtgcatttccttttcttttattgcagAAGATGCAGATAGCGAGTTGGAAGATTTCAAAGCGTTGCTTGACTATGTTTCTCTTAAATCCCCAAAGGTATGTTCTGCCttaattttgttgaaatatattttgtattttctgtTTAATGTTGTTAAGGGGTTCCAATTTTCACAGGATCTTTCTCTGGGTAAAGGAAGTGATATGCCGGGAGGAGAGCGGCATTCTAAGAAATTGGAAGCTGAAGTAAGGAGGTTAAAGCATGAATATGAGAAGCTTGCCTCAGAGAAGAGTTCTGAGATATCTGCACTGTTGGCggagaaaaattttgtatggaaTCAGTATAAAATACTGGAAAATGATTACACCAGTAAATTAAAGAGTGAGCATTCTGAAGTTGAACAAGCAAATGAGAAGGCAAAGAAGCTTCTTGCCAGCATGGAGCAACTGCAGTCACTGAATGATGAAAAGGACGAAACAATTGCAAGATTAAAAGACAAAGTGAAGTTGATGGAGGCTGACTCAAGTAAGTTGAATGAAGAAAATTCAAGACTCTCCAAGGAGTTGGAGTTGTTAAAAAAGTCAGGAACTGCTCCAGTCACACCTGTGTTAAATCGTTGTCCGGCAGGAGCAAGACCTTCTTGTTTGAGAGACAAGAACAGCAGCAGGGATAGAAGTAATGTTATTGTCAAAAAGGAATCATCCGCTGTACAAGCCCCTGGTTCTGCAAAGGACACTGAAAAGGTACTCAAGAATTAGTTTTCCTTGCCACATTGTAGCTATAATTAGTATATCTTGCTGCAACTGCTGGATAATCCTTGGCCCAGTGAAATATGATGTTTTCATCTGCTTCATGTGACACAGAAACCTTTCACTGCAAATGTCATAGATAATCATGATTAGAGCTGACAAAAAGCATTGTTTATTGATTACTCGTGAAGATCTTGTTAAAATGTTTGAGTTAAATAGCTCTCACTAGCAAGAAAAGGTTATGATGCATGATACAAATTCCTACTTAGAATAAATTATATGTGAAGCAATTTGACAATACCTTGTAATATCCTGAATAAAAACTGCAATCtctgaatttaaataatttgtttagaaaGTTTAAAGGTTAAATAATCTGTTTAGAAAGTTATAAACTTTACAGTGCCCAGTCACTCATCTTTGTTTTAAAGTATGATGAGTACCTGTCTTTTTCTCTAATTCATTGACATTTATGTTTGTGATTTGTCCATAGGATGAGGCTCAATATGTCATATGTACATGCATGCAAGCATACACACAGAAATAATAGAAGATATTTCTATTCTTCCTATTTTTAAACAACATGAAAAGTTACCATACCCCAACCCCTCTTTCTTTGTTGTCCAGGGAAGCAGCAGAGGTTTAAAGAGGAAAGGTGTTTATTCTGCTCCCATTTCAGAGCTCCCAAAATTGTTCTCATCCAACTTCAAGGTTCCCAAGCTGAAGACAAGTGCAAATGAAAATATACCACCATTTCCCCAGCTTTAAACTGAAAAAGGTAGCTAGTCATACttgtatgtgtttgttgaggTTCACTAGTGGCTACTGTTGTAATTCTTATATTCTTTTGCTTTCTATGTAATTTAGCTTTAGTCTAGGGAAAGttttttgttcatatcttcTAATGAACGTATTGTAGATTCATCtgttaatattatttcttctttttctctctttgatctcATTTAGTCATTCTTTCTACTTCCATAAGTAATTCCTgattttataaatgttgttcTAGTGGCAACGCCCAGTTAGTTGCTATTACAAGAGTATTTTTCTGACATGTCCTGCTTCCCAATCTGGTACTAGAATTGGGTCTCCAAACGGAGTTTTCTTCTGCTATGGCTTAGGTCATGTTTCTAGACTCCTGATATGTTTGAAGTGGTGCTTTTAGATTTGAGAGAGTCTAGGACAACTTTTACCGCAGTTGACTGTGAATGGTAGAGAAAAAGTGATGAATTGATGCGAGTGATTGTTTAGTAATCACAGTTGACAACTTTAACAAATTATGATAAATAGTGCAGTCTTTTTTAGAAGAACGGTTAAGATTTTTGGGACTCATATTCTTTGGAGATAGTTTCTTTTGAGACCGGCTTATGCAATGTCTTCTTGCATTTGGTGGGCCTCACACACTTGTGGGACCCATGTGTTAGAGATTGTCTCAAAAgttaatttttcatattcttaacaatgtTAACATAGTGGACTATGGAGACCCAACTCAATCTCAATCTATGCATTCACTCAGAGAAATGCATGTTTTACTTTTGATTAATCATTAGCAAATTAGCAACTCCATTTAACCTGCATGGGTTATGGCGCTGATTGTATCTAGGCTATGCTCCAAGACTTCATCATTGCATCATAGTTTGTGATGAAGACTGGGACCCAAATTGAATCTTGACTCCATGCTATAAAAGGGGTTTCATGGATAAACGATAGGAAAGTTTACTACTTTCTTTGTCCCCCAAATCAGACAGATATCTCAATGATTTATCTTTAAAGAAAACTAAATTATGTGATTTATCGTTTGTAATAAAGTACTTCAATCACTATATATTCTCACCAATCATTACAAGGGACAGACCATTAACACTAACTAATCTTTTACTCGTCTAGAATTTCAAGAACTAGTAACACCA is a genomic window of Quercus lobata isolate SW786 chromosome 2, ValleyOak3.0 Primary Assembly, whole genome shotgun sequence containing:
- the LOC115974496 gene encoding paramyosin — its product is MVTKELSEISSDRQKWDKIFNGLVRMLKTQQTQLVTLVNDRKFLEDRIKMQHERWVSDISLYEDHIFQLKGNLVMQEKTHSLEILKSNLVMSLKHREAFLEKLISEDADSELEDFKALLDYVSLKSPKDLSLGKGSDMPGGERHSKKLEAEVRRLKHEYEKLASEKSSEISALLAEKNFVWNQYKILENDYTSKLKSEHSEVEQANEKAKKLLASMEQLQSLNDEKDETIARLKDKVKLMEADSSKLNEENSRLSKELELLKKSGTAPVTPVLNRCPAGARPSCLRDKNSSRDRSNVIVKKESSAVQAPGSAKDTEKGSSRGLKRKGVYSAPISELPKLFSSNFKVPKLKTSANENIPPFPQL